Proteins encoded in a region of the Bacteroidota bacterium genome:
- the typA gene encoding translational GTPase TypA, with protein MKRRENLRNIAIIAHVDHGKTTLVDAILQQTGTFRENQKVERRVMDSNELERERGITIFSKNASFFYKDHKVNIVDTPGHADFGGEVERILSMVDGVLLLVDAFEGPMPQTKYVLRKSLEAGLKVLVVINKIDRPRSRPVEVHDMVLDLFIELGAHEDQLEFPYVFASAKQGIAKHKMEDPDENIFPLIDKILTEIPAPVVAFDEPLQMLVTSIDYNDYLGRIAIGKIYKGNIQTNTQVVRIREGGAINKFRIAKLFGFEKLTRVEIESAEAGDIVALSGLDDITIGETIADPENPVALPSISIDQPTMTMNFMVNNSPFAGKEGKFVTSRHLRDRLYKELLSNLALRVEDTESADIFKVSGRGELHLSILIETMRREGYEFAVSAPEVILREIEGKLCEPIEELICDVPEGSMGVVIEKLGQRKADMMNMHHISDVVIRLTFHIPTRGLLGYSNEFKTDTRGEGIMTHTIYGYEPYKGEIRGRKNGAIIAMENGEANGYSLNNLDDRGIFFIKAGTPVYTGMVVGENNREFDLVVNLNKAKKLTNMRASGSDEALKITPPRLLTLEEALEWINDDELIEVTPQTIRLRKRILDENERKIWEKKRKSASET; from the coding sequence ATGAAGCGCAGGGAAAACCTTCGGAATATCGCCATTATCGCCCACGTTGATCACGGGAAAACCACCCTGGTCGATGCCATCCTGCAACAAACCGGAACCTTTCGTGAAAATCAGAAGGTCGAACGCCGGGTCATGGACAGCAATGAACTCGAGCGCGAACGCGGAATCACCATTTTCAGTAAAAATGCGTCCTTTTTCTACAAGGACCATAAAGTCAATATTGTCGATACACCTGGTCACGCCGACTTTGGTGGCGAGGTCGAGCGGATTCTTTCCATGGTGGATGGAGTTCTGCTGCTGGTCGATGCCTTCGAAGGTCCGATGCCTCAGACCAAATACGTGCTTCGGAAATCGCTCGAAGCCGGACTGAAAGTACTCGTCGTCATCAATAAAATCGACCGGCCAAGAAGCCGTCCGGTTGAGGTGCATGACATGGTGCTCGATCTGTTTATCGAACTGGGCGCCCACGAGGATCAGCTCGAGTTTCCGTATGTGTTCGCCTCTGCCAAGCAGGGAATTGCCAAACACAAAATGGAAGACCCTGATGAAAACATCTTCCCGCTTATCGATAAAATCCTGACCGAGATCCCGGCACCGGTTGTCGCCTTTGATGAGCCCCTGCAAATGCTGGTCACCTCCATCGATTACAACGATTATCTCGGTCGCATCGCCATTGGGAAAATTTATAAAGGCAACATCCAGACCAATACCCAGGTGGTCCGGATCCGCGAGGGCGGAGCCATCAACAAATTCAGAATTGCCAAACTGTTCGGATTTGAAAAACTGACCCGGGTTGAAATTGAATCCGCCGAAGCGGGTGATATTGTGGCACTCAGTGGTCTGGATGACATCACCATTGGAGAAACCATTGCCGATCCTGAAAACCCGGTGGCATTGCCTTCCATCTCCATTGACCAGCCGACCATGACCATGAATTTCATGGTGAATAACTCTCCTTTTGCAGGAAAAGAGGGCAAATTCGTGACCAGCCGGCACCTGCGTGACCGGTTGTACAAGGAACTGCTTTCCAACCTGGCGCTGCGGGTGGAAGACACCGAATCGGCCGATATTTTTAAAGTGTCCGGACGCGGGGAACTGCATCTTTCCATCCTGATTGAAACCATGCGCCGCGAAGGCTATGAATTTGCGGTATCTGCGCCCGAGGTTATTCTGCGCGAGATAGAGGGCAAGCTTTGTGAACCCATCGAGGAACTCATCTGCGACGTGCCCGAAGGGTCGATGGGAGTGGTTATTGAAAAACTCGGTCAGCGTAAGGCCGACATGATGAACATGCACCACATTTCCGATGTGGTGATCCGTCTCACCTTTCACATTCCGACCCGTGGTCTGCTTGGTTATTCGAACGAATTTAAAACCGATACCCGCGGTGAGGGTATTATGACCCACACGATTTACGGTTACGAACCCTACAAGGGCGAAATCCGCGGACGGAAAAACGGGGCCATCATTGCCATGGAAAATGGCGAGGCCAACGGGTACTCGCTTAACAATCTCGATGACCGTGGAATCTTTTTCATTAAAGCAGGCACACCGGTTTATACCGGCATGGTCGTTGGGGAAAACAACCGGGAATTCGACCTGGTGGTGAACCTGAACAAGGCCAAAAAACTGACGAACATGCGGGCATCCGGCTCGGATGAAGCGCTGAAGATCACTCCTCCCCGCCTGCTGACCCTCGAAGAAGCCCTTGAATGGATCAACGATGATGAACTGATCGAGGTAACCCCTCAGACCATCCGTCTGCGCAAGCGGATACTGGATGAAAACGAACGGAAAATCTGGGAGAAAAAGCGGAAGTCGGCTTCAGAAACCTGA
- a CDS encoding methyltransferase domain-containing protein — protein sequence MSNHQTEDITAYYRETLGHYRTWGLLDARSLHYGLWDSETRSLHDSLLNMTRFLTDVVTGEPVGDVLDAGCGVGGISISIAGKAGCRVTGITLYDELAEQAKRFSIQEGTDDRTRFEVMDFTRTTFADATFDTVLACESSCHAHPKTAFLNEMNRILKPGGRLIIADYFLTGRPDPCRWIEKWGATWAISDFNSETNFVQPLTRTGFTLLRDEDLSRQILPTARRMYLAFWLSALPSVFYNFFIGARRYAAIHYRSGYYQYKALKSGLWKYRLLVARKTGG from the coding sequence ATGTCCAACCATCAGACAGAGGATATAACGGCCTACTACCGCGAAACCCTGGGTCATTACCGGACCTGGGGACTGCTGGATGCCCGTTCGCTTCACTATGGTCTGTGGGATTCTGAAACACGGTCCCTTCACGATTCTCTTTTAAACATGACCCGGTTTCTGACCGACGTGGTTACCGGTGAGCCTGTGGGCGATGTGCTCGATGCCGGATGCGGTGTGGGCGGTATTTCCATCTCCATTGCCGGAAAGGCCGGTTGCCGGGTTACCGGCATTACCCTCTATGATGAACTTGCCGAGCAGGCCAAACGGTTTTCAATTCAGGAAGGAACCGATGACCGGACCCGTTTCGAGGTCATGGATTTCACCCGGACCACTTTTGCCGATGCCACCTTCGATACCGTCCTTGCTTGTGAAAGCAGTTGTCATGCCCATCCGAAAACGGCCTTTCTGAATGAGATGAACCGCATTCTGAAACCAGGCGGCCGGTTGATTATTGCGGACTATTTTCTCACCGGCCGTCCCGATCCCTGCAGATGGATTGAAAAATGGGGCGCCACCTGGGCCATTTCGGACTTTAACAGTGAGACCAATTTTGTTCAGCCGCTGACCAGAACCGGATTCACGCTCCTCCGGGATGAAGACCTGTCCCGTCAGATTCTGCCAACAGCCCGGCGGATGTACCTTGCTTTCTGGCTGAGTGCACTTCCATCGGTTTTCTACAACTTTTTCATTGGTGCCCGGCGGTACGCAGCAATCCATTACCGGTCCGGGTACTACCAATACAAGGCGTTGAAGTCCGGACTCTGGAAGTACCGGCTGCTGGTAGCCAGAAAGACAGGCGGATAA
- a CDS encoding cation:proton antiporter, with the protein MNRFVVLLILLIAFPVAAMAGGGEGGGNVIRSVGIAILAATVMAYIGYRFKQPLLLAYLAAGLIIGPNIGFGLIATIADIEAISHFGLILLLFLIGLEIDIKKLKSSGSSLLISGFTQFPISVVLGLGFFLILGYSFSDPGYDLIYLAGCLGLSSTAIVVKLLYSKFELDTLAGRLTLGILVFQDIWAIIMLGIQPNLANPDVISILLSFAKGGLLVTLSLLTSRYLLVSLFKSVAKVPELILVSSLAWCFVVCGAAALLDLSVEMGALIAGIAISTFPYNLDVIAKVVNIRDFFITLFFVSLGMQIPDPSGNPMVLVAAAGISLFLIASRFLAIFPVLYKMKNGLRVSLLTSINLAQLSEFSLVIAALGLAAGHISQDTLAVIIFVFVITSVVSTYLVNYSDPIQKWMASGLRRVGFREVESASAEDESTPGKDIALLGFHRTASSLLHEIIHRESSIASQLKEKLMVVDFNPEIHASLQSMGIKVVYGDISHADSLHHAGIHDVKIVISTIPDTLLVGTDNLKIIRQMKDLCPHAMIIVTAESTERALKMYAEGADYVLLPRLLAADKLMGIIQLKLSGSTESIESSIRQEIDSLTTRQEVIR; encoded by the coding sequence ATGAACCGGTTCGTTGTGCTGCTCATTCTGCTGATTGCATTTCCGGTTGCGGCCATGGCCGGTGGCGGTGAAGGCGGGGGAAATGTCATCCGCAGCGTGGGAATTGCCATTCTGGCCGCAACGGTCATGGCCTACATCGGATACCGGTTTAAACAGCCTCTTCTGCTCGCCTATCTGGCGGCGGGTCTGATCATTGGTCCCAATATCGGATTCGGACTGATCGCGACCATCGCGGATATCGAGGCGATCTCTCATTTCGGTTTGATTCTGCTGCTGTTTCTGATCGGACTGGAAATTGACATCAAGAAACTGAAAAGTTCGGGATCCTCCCTTCTCATCAGCGGATTCACGCAATTCCCCATCAGCGTGGTCCTCGGGCTTGGTTTTTTTCTCATTCTTGGCTATTCCTTTTCCGATCCCGGTTATGATCTGATCTATCTGGCTGGCTGTCTGGGGCTGAGCAGTACCGCCATCGTTGTAAAACTCCTTTACAGCAAATTTGAGCTCGATACCCTGGCCGGACGCCTGACGCTTGGAATCCTCGTTTTCCAGGATATCTGGGCCATTATCATGCTTGGCATTCAACCCAACCTGGCCAATCCCGATGTAATTTCGATTCTTCTTTCCTTTGCAAAAGGCGGATTGCTGGTAACCCTCAGTCTGCTGACCAGCCGGTATCTTCTGGTCAGTCTGTTCAAGTCGGTAGCCAAAGTGCCCGAGCTGATTCTGGTTTCCTCGCTTGCCTGGTGTTTTGTGGTCTGCGGGGCTGCTGCCTTACTGGATCTGTCTGTGGAAATGGGAGCCCTGATTGCTGGTATTGCCATTTCGACCTTTCCCTACAACCTGGATGTTATTGCCAAGGTTGTCAATATCCGCGATTTCTTCATCACCCTGTTTTTCGTCTCACTCGGCATGCAGATTCCAGATCCGTCCGGAAATCCGATGGTGCTGGTTGCCGCTGCTGGAATCTCCCTTTTTCTGATTGCCTCGCGGTTCCTGGCCATTTTTCCCGTTTTGTACAAAATGAAAAACGGATTGCGGGTCAGTTTGCTTACGTCGATTAATCTGGCGCAGCTGAGTGAGTTTTCACTTGTCATTGCTGCTCTCGGACTTGCAGCCGGTCATATCAGTCAGGATACGCTGGCGGTCATCATTTTCGTATTTGTAATCACATCGGTGGTTTCCACTTATCTGGTGAATTACAGCGATCCCATTCAGAAATGGATGGCCTCAGGTCTGCGCCGGGTCGGATTCAGAGAAGTGGAATCGGCTTCCGCAGAAGATGAAAGCACACCCGGAAAGGACATTGCCCTTCTGGGTTTTCACCGGACAGCCAGTTCCCTGCTGCACGAAATCATTCACCGGGAAAGTTCAATCGCCAGCCAGCTGAAGGAAAAACTGATGGTGGTCGATTTCAATCCGGAAATTCATGCTTCCCTGCAAAGCATGGGCATTAAAGTCGTCTATGGCGACATCAGTCATGCCGATTCTCTGCACCATGCCGGCATTCACGATGTAAAAATTGTGATATCAACCATTCCGGATACATTGCTGGTGGGAACTGACAATCTGAAAATCATCCGCCAGATGAAGGACCTTTGTCCGCATGCAATGATCATTGTAACCGCTGAAAGCACCGAGCGTGCGCTGAAAATGTATGCCGAGGGGGCCGATTACGTTTTGCTTCCCCGGTTGCTGGCTGCAGATAAACTCATGGGAATCATTCAGTTGAAGCTTTCCGGATCCACCGAATCCATTGAATCTTCCATCCGGCAGGAAATTGACAGTCTGACCACCCGTCAGGAAGTGATCCGCTGA
- a CDS encoding DUF5060 domain-containing protein codes for MTLIMPFIRLIKYFLLCAGVALLLIPPPVQATEPISVVKSPSSGALYERSDWVLNVAVPVANPFLQEEIALDLVATSPSGKMVVLPCFFEATSPGQAAWNARFTPRESGEYQIRFRLTLKGILTSTTNPVAFNVSPTMKRGFLNPHSDWTFRFDNGEYYRGIGINLCWESRSNDDSKYFKALHENPRFNYGHLFGLLNRNGGSFTRIWMCPWNLPIEARIVSPNTSRYRNSDDYFNPDAIRRMDEVITLADSLGIFIMLALDQAGNYMGGQWEVNNYNSKNGGPAADAKDFFLNPAARQQYKNRLRYLIARWGYSPSIAMWEFFNEVDYLSFDKDTTDHSRRLAVVDWHTDMSRWLKVNDPYQHLVTTSISHMDVKGLNSIPDIDINQKHVYKYTSGIPQIIRDYSDRYGKPYVIGEFGYEWDWSKNFDDFGSNMDSDFKRGLWLGLFSPTPVLPMSWWWEYFENRGMFGTFQSVRQIHNQMMAAGQGAFTSIPVTAPSDDVQALAVRCGKTTFVYVYKSSGSDKPVELKLKEHTGKPARGKLVLCDSLAETDYRGFHQSSEGLQLSLPAMKAGTDVILILD; via the coding sequence ATGACTTTGATAATGCCTTTTATCAGACTGATAAAATATTTCCTTCTTTGTGCAGGCGTGGCGCTTTTACTGATACCGCCACCCGTTCAGGCAACGGAACCAATCAGCGTGGTGAAATCCCCGTCTTCCGGTGCACTGTATGAGCGGTCCGATTGGGTACTCAACGTGGCAGTCCCCGTTGCCAATCCCTTCCTTCAGGAAGAAATCGCCCTCGATCTGGTCGCAACGAGTCCATCCGGAAAGATGGTGGTGTTGCCGTGCTTTTTTGAAGCAACGTCCCCGGGTCAGGCTGCCTGGAACGCACGGTTCACTCCACGCGAAAGCGGGGAGTATCAGATCCGGTTCAGGCTTACGCTGAAAGGCATTTTAACCAGCACCACAAATCCTGTCGCATTCAACGTCAGTCCCACAATGAAACGTGGTTTTCTCAACCCACATTCAGACTGGACCTTCCGGTTCGATAATGGGGAGTATTACCGTGGAATCGGAATCAACCTGTGCTGGGAATCCCGAAGCAATGATGATTCGAAATATTTTAAGGCGCTTCACGAAAATCCCCGGTTTAACTATGGCCATTTATTCGGATTGCTGAACCGGAATGGCGGGTCATTCACCCGCATCTGGATGTGTCCCTGGAATCTGCCGATAGAGGCCCGGATCGTCAGTCCGAACACCAGCCGTTACCGGAATTCAGACGATTATTTCAATCCGGATGCCATCAGGCGGATGGATGAAGTGATCACCCTGGCTGATTCACTGGGCATTTTCATCATGCTCGCACTGGATCAGGCCGGAAACTATATGGGTGGTCAATGGGAGGTTAACAATTATAACAGTAAAAATGGTGGACCCGCTGCCGATGCAAAAGACTTTTTTCTGAATCCGGCCGCCAGACAGCAGTATAAAAACCGTCTCCGCTACCTCATTGCCCGCTGGGGATACAGTCCATCCATTGCCATGTGGGAATTTTTCAATGAGGTCGATTATCTGTCCTTCGACAAGGATACCACCGATCATTCACGTCGTCTTGCTGTGGTCGACTGGCATACCGACATGAGCCGGTGGCTGAAGGTTAACGATCCGTACCAGCATCTGGTCACCACCAGCATTTCTCACATGGATGTGAAAGGGCTGAACAGCATTCCTGACATCGATATCAACCAGAAACACGTTTATAAATACACCAGCGGCATTCCTCAAATCATCAGGGACTATTCCGACCGGTATGGAAAGCCCTACGTGATCGGTGAATTCGGATATGAGTGGGACTGGAGCAAAAACTTTGATGACTTCGGCAGCAACATGGACAGCGATTTTAAGCGCGGATTGTGGTTGGGATTGTTTTCACCAACGCCGGTGCTTCCCATGAGCTGGTGGTGGGAGTATTTCGAGAACCGGGGCATGTTCGGCACGTTTCAGTCCGTGCGACAGATTCATAATCAGATGATGGCGGCCGGCCAGGGTGCCTTTACGTCCATTCCCGTGACGGCACCTTCTGACGACGTGCAGGCACTGGCTGTCCGGTGCGGAAAAACGACGTTTGTTTATGTCTACAAGTCTTCCGGATCTGACAAGCCGGTGGAACTGAAGCTGAAGGAACACACCGGAAAGCCAGCCCGGGGAAAATTGGTCCTGTGCGATTCACTAGCTGAAACGGATTATCGTGGTTTCCATCAGAGCAGTGAAGGATTGCAGCTTTCCCTCCCGGCCATGAAAGCAGGAACCGACGTGATATTGATTCTGGACTGA
- a CDS encoding DUF3124 domain-containing protein has product MFHRLLSIPFFLLVMSCAEKQPAPFTNGTPVTFDSTQLVIKTGPYKPVRGQLIYLPVYSNIPYVVSQDQFVADMTAFAAIHNTDLSSSITLTQVLYFDNDGKPVHDFLKGTPRVVPPLATVDFPVPLEDKSGAGANFLIEWVATDAVNEPLIESITAKMTTNQSTAFANQGKIIREIR; this is encoded by the coding sequence ATGTTCCACCGTTTACTTTCCATCCCTTTCTTTCTTCTGGTGATGTCCTGCGCAGAGAAACAGCCTGCCCCCTTCACCAACGGAACCCCGGTTACCTTCGATTCCACGCAATTGGTCATAAAAACAGGCCCATACAAACCTGTCAGAGGTCAGCTGATTTACCTGCCGGTCTATTCCAACATTCCGTATGTGGTCAGTCAGGATCAGTTTGTTGCCGACATGACGGCCTTTGCGGCCATTCACAATACCGACCTGAGCTCCTCCATTACCCTGACCCAGGTTCTGTATTTCGACAATGACGGAAAACCGGTTCACGATTTTCTGAAAGGAACTCCGCGGGTGGTTCCGCCCCTGGCCACCGTGGACTTTCCGGTGCCTCTGGAAGACAAAAGCGGTGCCGGTGCCAATTTCCTTATCGAATGGGTGGCAACCGATGCAGTGAATGAACCGCTTATCGAAAGCATCACTGCGAAAATGACCACCAACCAATCCACCGCCTTCGCCAATCAGGGAAAGATCATCCGGGAAATCAGATAA
- a CDS encoding BspA family leucine-rich repeat surface protein: protein MKHLILFLFIVLFTTPSHAQTFSINERGCVTCKDAQPGDKGEIDGVTYEAVDRALLIQRRDEGADLTKVCVSLVTDMSSMFLNKTTFNQPIGNWDVSSVTSMRKMFFGAKTFNQSIENWDVSSSTNFESLFYNANSFNQPLETWNVSLVTDMSWMFSHAFAFNQPIGNWNVSSVTTMAGMFENALEFNQPIGNWDVRNVTDMSIMFGGAKKFNNPLSDWNVSKVTNMFGMFGGASIFNQPIGNWNVGSVTVMSFMFSFTNEFDQPLDMWNVSAVTLMGNMFYNAAKFNQPIGTWDLSSVKYTYQMFNNAKVFNQPIGNWNVSSVTSMFEMFKDASKFNQPIGNWNVSSVTNMTGLFENATSFNQPIGNWNVSSVIITARMFTSAADFNQPIGNWDVSSVIAMDNMFEGAIAFNHPIEKWDVSSVQSFQAMFYKAYSFNQPIGNWKVSTVWHMRNMFADAISFNQNLSGWCVSNILSEPDGFSLNSPLSPENKPQWGSCPFVSVEGSGNPGAFELFPNSPNPFNPETMIRFQLPASVLVTLTVYDVLGRPVAVLINEPRPAGIHDISFDATGLASGTYFYRLIAGDQLKTGKMVLSK from the coding sequence ATGAAACACCTGATCCTGTTCCTTTTTATTGTACTGTTCACCACCCCATCACATGCCCAAACCTTCAGCATCAACGAACGTGGATGCGTAACCTGCAAAGACGCCCAACCCGGCGACAAAGGAGAGATTGATGGAGTCACTTACGAAGCCGTTGACCGGGCTCTCCTGATCCAACGCCGGGATGAAGGAGCCGACCTCACCAAAGTGTGCGTTAGTCTGGTAACGGATATGAGCAGTATGTTTTTAAATAAAACAACATTTAATCAGCCCATCGGAAACTGGGATGTGTCTTCCGTGACAAGCATGAGGAAGATGTTTTTTGGAGCAAAAACATTTAATCAATCGATCGAAAATTGGGATGTTTCGTCATCTACTAATTTTGAGTCATTATTTTATAACGCTAACTCCTTCAATCAACCACTCGAGACCTGGAATGTTTCTCTGGTAACCGATATGAGCTGGATGTTTTCTCATGCATTTGCTTTTAATCAGCCAATTGGTAATTGGAATGTGTCATCAGTCACAACTATGGCTGGAATGTTTGAAAATGCTTTAGAATTCAACCAACCTATTGGTAACTGGGATGTCAGAAATGTTACTGACATGAGCATAATGTTTGGTGGTGCAAAGAAATTTAACAATCCACTAAGTGATTGGAATGTTTCAAAAGTAACAAATATGTTCGGCATGTTTGGTGGTGCATCGATATTTAACCAACCAATCGGAAACTGGAATGTAGGTTCGGTTACGGTTATGAGCTTCATGTTTAGCTTTACTAATGAATTTGACCAACCATTGGATATGTGGAATGTATCTGCTGTAACCCTGATGGGAAACATGTTTTATAATGCAGCAAAATTTAATCAACCAATTGGAACCTGGGATTTATCTTCAGTAAAATATACTTACCAAATGTTTAATAATGCCAAGGTTTTTAATCAACCAATTGGAAACTGGAATGTATCATCAGTAACATCAATGTTCGAGATGTTTAAAGACGCCTCTAAATTTAATCAACCAATCGGAAACTGGAATGTATCTTCAGTTACTAACATGACTGGACTGTTTGAAAATGCAACCAGTTTTAACCAACCAATTGGAAATTGGAATGTCTCGTCTGTAATTATCACAGCCAGAATGTTTACTTCTGCAGCAGATTTCAATCAACCAATTGGTAATTGGGACGTATCATCCGTAATTGCTATGGATAATATGTTTGAGGGCGCAATTGCATTCAACCACCCCATTGAAAAATGGGATGTGTCTTCCGTGCAGAGCTTTCAAGCAATGTTTTATAAGGCATATTCCTTCAATCAACCAATTGGCAACTGGAAGGTTTCCACTGTGTGGCATATGCGCAACATGTTTGCTGATGCTATTTCATTCAACCAAAACCTTTCTGGTTGGTGTGTGAGCAATATTCTTTCAGAACCAGATGGGTTTTCGTTAAACAGCCCCCTCTCTCCAGAAAATAAACCACAGTGGGGTTCTTGTCCGTTTGTGTCGGTGGAAGGGTCTGGTAACCCCGGTGCATTTGAATTGTTTCCCAACAGTCCGAATCCGTTTAATCCCGAAACCATGATCCGGTTTCAATTGCCTGCCTCTGTTCTGGTCACACTGACTGTTTATGATGTGCTTGGTCGTCCGGTTGCGGTTCTCATCAATGAACCCAGACCGGCGGGTATTCATGATATTTCTTTTGATGCCACGGGTCTGGCCAGCGGCACGTATTTCTACCGGTTAATCGCCGGTGACCAGTTGAAAACCGGCAAGATGGTGCTGAGTAAGTAG
- a CDS encoding GIY-YIG nuclease family protein: MSMNQREVRRQYKETIQPMGIFQIKNLDSGKIFLDWSLNLPGSLNRHLFQLEMGSHRNRELQADFSRLGKQAFELSVVDRLDPTDETDRNYTEDMKSLLALWMEKLDPTGDRGYHGQKKA; encoded by the coding sequence ATGAGCATGAACCAGCGCGAAGTCCGAAGGCAATACAAGGAAACCATTCAGCCCATGGGCATTTTTCAGATAAAAAATCTGGATAGTGGCAAGATTTTTCTGGACTGGAGCTTAAATCTGCCCGGCTCTCTGAACCGTCACCTGTTTCAACTGGAAATGGGAAGTCACCGGAACCGTGAGTTACAAGCAGATTTTTCCCGGTTGGGAAAGCAGGCATTTGAACTTTCGGTTGTTGACCGACTCGACCCGACCGATGAAACCGACCGGAATTACACCGAAGACATGAAATCCCTCCTCGCTCTCTGGATGGAAAAACTCGATCCGACCGGTGACCGGGGCTATCATGGGCAGAAAAAGGCGTAA
- a CDS encoding methyltransferase domain-containing protein: protein MFNTNTWNRIRYTIYTPFYDGVAALFNRSRRLSVDSLQIQPGASVLLIGAGTGLDLPFFPANCRVVATDLTPAMIARVKKRAERLNRPVEALVMDGHHLDFPDASFDHVVLHLILAVIPDPDACLRETVRVLKPGGTVAVFDKFVGRNQKPTILRRLLNLPSAFLATHLTRQAESLLSPTGLEILSDTDADAGGLFRRILLRKPQP from the coding sequence ATGTTTAACACCAACACCTGGAACCGGATCCGCTACACCATTTACACACCATTTTATGATGGAGTGGCTGCACTGTTTAACCGGTCCAGGCGCTTATCGGTTGACTCACTGCAGATTCAGCCTGGAGCAAGCGTACTTCTTATCGGAGCCGGTACAGGATTGGATCTTCCCTTTTTTCCTGCAAATTGCCGGGTGGTGGCGACCGATCTGACCCCCGCCATGATTGCGCGGGTGAAAAAACGGGCGGAACGGTTGAACCGGCCGGTTGAAGCGCTTGTCATGGATGGACACCATCTGGACTTTCCCGATGCGTCCTTCGATCATGTGGTTCTTCATCTGATTCTGGCGGTTATTCCAGACCCGGATGCCTGCCTGAGAGAAACGGTGCGGGTGCTGAAACCCGGCGGTACTGTGGCCGTTTTCGATAAGTTTGTCGGAAGGAATCAGAAACCCACGATTCTGCGACGGTTATTGAACCTTCCATCTGCCTTTCTAGCCACTCACCTGACCCGGCAGGCCGAGTCACTTCTTTCCCCCACCGGACTTGAGATTCTATCGGATACAGATGCCGATGCCGGCGGTCTTTTCCGGCGGATTCTTTTACGAAAGCCACAACCATGA
- a CDS encoding transcriptional regulator has translation MNGYQKAFENRIRLGIMSALSVNDRLSFNELKELLTLTDGNLASHLKSLEKEGFVVVSKSFIGRIPHTTYSMTDSGRIAFMDHLKALEALIGLVNRSAGPSTGSGSD, from the coding sequence ATGAACGGCTATCAGAAGGCCTTCGAAAACCGGATCCGGTTGGGGATCATGTCGGCCCTGTCGGTGAACGACCGGCTCAGTTTCAATGAGCTGAAAGAGCTGCTTACGCTGACCGACGGCAACCTGGCCAGCCACCTGAAAAGTCTCGAAAAGGAAGGCTTTGTGGTAGTCTCCAAATCCTTTATTGGCCGGATTCCCCATACGACTTACTCCATGACCGATTCCGGCCGGATAGCGTTTATGGACCATCTGAAAGCCCTTGAAGCTCTGATTGGTCTGGTTAATCGGTCGGCCGGACCTTCAACCGGGTCCGGATCGGACTGA
- a CDS encoding sugar transferase produces the protein MKRLFDLTFFLLAVLIFSLPVLLISLTLWFVERHPVFFRQERIGKDKQPFQILKFQTMVNGIPTPVGALLRKTGLDEIPQFFNVLKGDMSIVGPRALTRQDIDRLGWNDEYHSARWSVLPGITGLAQLYGGQHRKTSWFWDRHYLKNHPLLLDAGIVAVSFMMNLFGKTRVRQYVFGRKDLK, from the coding sequence ATGAAACGCCTGTTTGATCTCACCTTTTTCCTGCTGGCCGTCCTGATTTTTTCCTTGCCGGTCCTTCTGATTTCACTCACTCTGTGGTTCGTGGAACGGCATCCGGTGTTTTTTAGGCAGGAACGCATCGGAAAAGACAAGCAACCATTTCAGATCCTTAAATTCCAGACGATGGTGAATGGCATTCCGACACCCGTGGGTGCTCTGCTGCGCAAAACAGGTCTGGATGAGATCCCCCAGTTTTTTAATGTACTGAAAGGTGACATGAGCATTGTGGGACCCCGGGCGCTTACAAGGCAGGATATCGACCGGCTGGGATGGAATGATGAGTATCATTCAGCCCGCTGGAGTGTGCTGCCTGGTATTACCGGCCTGGCCCAGTTGTATGGTGGCCAGCATCGGAAAACCTCCTGGTTCTGGGACCGGCATTACCTGAAAAACCACCCCCTTCTTCTGGATGCAGGCATTGTGGCGGTTTCCTTTATGATGAACCTTTTCGGTAAAACGAGGGTCAGGCAATACGTGTTCGGACGGAAGGATCTGAAGTAA